A single Sphingomonas sp. IW22 DNA region contains:
- a CDS encoding HAD family hydrolase, with product MSAFPFSIVGFDLDGTLFDTSADLAGAVNYALSLAGRPALPVETVKPMIGRGARHMLAEGLRASGGCDEATLSDLHPKLLEYYEANISAGTVAYPGMLDALDALVSRGVRVGIVTNKLFGLADKLLRELDLAPRFEVVLGGDSLGPGNAKPSPALIEEMVARMGGGRAAFVGDSIYDIGAAHAAGVPAVAVSFGFMMQPVEELGADAVIDHYDDLVSTLERLG from the coding sequence ATGAGCGCATTTCCCTTTTCGATCGTCGGCTTCGACCTGGACGGGACGTTGTTCGACACCTCTGCCGATTTGGCGGGCGCGGTCAATTATGCCCTGTCGCTGGCGGGCCGCCCCGCGCTGCCCGTCGAGACGGTGAAGCCGATGATCGGTCGCGGCGCGCGGCACATGCTGGCGGAAGGGCTGCGGGCATCGGGTGGCTGTGACGAGGCGACGCTTTCGGACTTACACCCCAAACTGCTCGAATATTATGAGGCCAATATCTCCGCCGGGACGGTCGCCTATCCGGGAATGCTCGACGCGCTGGATGCACTGGTTTCGCGCGGCGTGCGGGTGGGCATCGTCACCAACAAGCTGTTCGGGCTGGCCGACAAGCTGCTGCGCGAGCTGGATCTCGCGCCCCGGTTCGAAGTGGTGCTGGGCGGCGACTCGCTCGGCCCCGGTAACGCCAAACCCAGCCCTGCGTTGATCGAGGAAATGGTTGCGCGCATGGGCGGCGGGCGCGCGGCATTCGTTGGCGATTCCATCTACGATATTGGCGCCGCGCATGCGGCAGGCGTCCCTGCGGTGGCGGTCAGCTTCGGTTTCATGATGCAGCCGGTCGAGGAACTGGGCGCGGATGCGGTGATCGACCATTATGATGATCTGGTGTCTACGCTGGAGCGGCTGGGCTGA
- a CDS encoding TraB/GumN family protein: MPTRLILAIAALTLAGPAAPPPPVPADPPIWVVRDDDTTIYLFGSVHWLKPDIAWFDDDVRAAFDRAEMLVLETPPVDAAEAQRTQDAIGRTSDGPTLPERLPPAYRPKLSAALAELGYPAGAFDRVKPWLAATTLSVLPLKRRGYASAAGVEAVLTEAARRADKPVIGLEPRVEQLGYFDALPEQAQLTMLMRQLDNMDRTCDSTDAVLAAWTAGDVARLGRIVDADQRASSEAFGKAILTDRNRRWAAWIVRRLEQPGTVFMAVGVGHLAGRDTVQRALARMGQRAERLRPAAAR; the protein is encoded by the coding sequence ATGCCGACCCGCCTGATCCTCGCCATTGCCGCCCTGACGCTCGCCGGGCCTGCCGCGCCCCCGCCGCCGGTCCCGGCAGATCCGCCCATCTGGGTTGTACGCGACGACGACACCACGATCTATCTGTTCGGCAGCGTCCATTGGCTGAAGCCCGATATTGCATGGTTCGATGACGACGTGCGCGCCGCTTTCGATCGCGCGGAAATGCTCGTCCTCGAAACGCCACCGGTCGACGCGGCTGAGGCGCAGCGGACGCAGGACGCGATCGGCCGCACGTCGGATGGCCCCACCCTCCCCGAACGGCTGCCGCCCGCCTATCGCCCCAAGCTGAGCGCTGCGCTGGCGGAACTGGGCTATCCGGCGGGGGCGTTCGACCGGGTCAAGCCATGGCTGGCCGCGACCACGCTTTCGGTTCTGCCGCTCAAGCGGCGCGGCTATGCCTCGGCCGCGGGCGTGGAGGCTGTGCTGACAGAAGCGGCACGGCGCGCCGACAAGCCAGTCATCGGGCTGGAGCCGCGCGTCGAGCAACTCGGCTATTTCGACGCGCTGCCGGAACAGGCGCAACTGACGATGCTGATGCGACAGCTCGACAATATGGACCGGACGTGCGATTCGACCGACGCGGTGCTCGCCGCATGGACTGCCGGGGATGTCGCACGGCTTGGCCGGATCGTGGACGCCGATCAGCGCGCCAGTTCGGAAGCGTTCGGCAAGGCGATCCTGACCGACCGCAACCGCCGCTGGGCCGCATGGATCGTCCGGCGACTGGAGCAACCGGGAACGGTGTTCATGGCGGTCGGGGTCGGCCATCTGGCTGGTCGCGACACGGTGCAGCGTGCGCTCGCCCGCATGGGCCAGCGCGCCGAGCGGCTCAGGCCTGCGGCCGCCAGGTAA
- a CDS encoding DedA family protein produces MTDRLIELVGAWGYLGIAIAMFLENVFPPIPSEVIMGLTGMAVADGRLGFAQSVAAGTLGAVLGNWVWYWVGRIVGYARFRPLIDRYGRWLTLDWAEVEKIIGVFTRYDRVIVFWARFLPTVRTMISLPAGMLRMSQVKFLFWTTLGTAIWNSVLIGAGYILKNEFSQFERFYGPVAIVMMVAVVLLYLYRIVTWRPQA; encoded by the coding sequence ATGACCGACCGCCTGATCGAACTCGTGGGCGCCTGGGGCTATCTGGGCATCGCTATCGCGATGTTCCTGGAAAATGTGTTCCCGCCGATCCCGTCGGAAGTCATCATGGGCCTGACCGGCATGGCGGTGGCCGACGGGCGGCTGGGCTTTGCTCAATCTGTGGCGGCGGGCACGCTGGGCGCGGTGCTGGGCAACTGGGTCTGGTACTGGGTGGGGCGCATTGTCGGCTATGCCCGGTTCCGCCCGCTGATCGACCGTTATGGCCGCTGGCTGACACTGGATTGGGCAGAGGTTGAAAAGATCATCGGCGTGTTCACCCGTTATGACCGGGTAATTGTGTTCTGGGCGCGCTTCCTGCCGACGGTCCGCACCATGATCTCATTGCCGGCGGGCATGCTGCGTATGTCGCAGGTGAAGTTCCTGTTCTGGACAACGCTGGGAACCGCCATCTGGAATTCGGTGCTGATCGGCGCGGGCTATATCCTGAAGAACGAGTTCAGCCAGTTCGAGCGTTTCTACGGCCCGGTCGCGATCGTGATGATGGTCGCGGTGGTCCTGCTGTATCTCTATCGCATCGTTACCTGGCGGCCGCAGGCCTGA
- the glmU gene encoding bifunctional UDP-N-acetylglucosamine diphosphorylase/glucosamine-1-phosphate N-acetyltransferase GlmU, whose amino-acid sequence MQPIAAIVLAAGRGTRMRSDVHKVLHPIAGKPMLLHLLDSVSALGAERQVVVVGDRREQVEAAVAGRGVGIAHQADQLGTGHAVAQARTALNEFSGDVLILYGDVPLVQPATMRAMLDRLHGDDAPACVVLGFRPADPGAYGRVIADEAGRIDRMVEFKDATEAERAVTLCNSGLMAVRGNDLFALLDRVGNDNAAGEYYLPDIVMLAAADGRTSAVIETGVVEVTGVNSRGELAALEAQWQAARRGRAMAEGVTLIAPESVWFSHDTELGRDVTVEPNVWFGPGVRVADGVVIHGFSHLEGCAVETGAEIGPYARLRPGADIRRDAKVGNFVELKKAVLGEGAKANHLSYIGDADVGAGANIGAGTITCNYDGYFKYRTTIGAGAFIGSNSALVAPVSVGDGAIVGAGSVLTSDVESDALALARARQEVRAGWAARFRSMMKARKAAK is encoded by the coding sequence ATGCAACCCATTGCCGCCATTGTCCTCGCCGCCGGGCGGGGCACGCGGATGCGATCGGACGTGCACAAGGTGCTTCACCCGATTGCTGGCAAACCGATGCTGCTGCATCTGCTGGACAGCGTGTCGGCCCTGGGCGCCGAACGGCAGGTTGTCGTGGTGGGCGACCGGCGCGAACAGGTGGAAGCCGCAGTCGCAGGGCGCGGCGTCGGCATCGCGCATCAGGCAGACCAGCTGGGAACGGGCCATGCCGTGGCACAGGCGCGCACCGCGCTGAACGAATTTTCGGGCGATGTGCTGATCCTGTATGGCGACGTCCCGCTGGTCCAGCCCGCGACGATGCGTGCGATGCTGGACCGGTTGCACGGCGACGATGCGCCTGCGTGCGTGGTGCTGGGCTTCCGGCCCGCCGATCCGGGCGCTTATGGCCGTGTGATCGCGGATGAAGCGGGCCGTATCGATCGCATGGTCGAATTCAAGGACGCGACCGAGGCGGAGCGCGCCGTGACCTTGTGCAATTCGGGGCTGATGGCGGTGCGGGGCAACGATCTGTTCGCGCTGCTCGACCGGGTCGGCAACGACAATGCAGCGGGTGAATATTATCTGCCCGACATCGTGATGCTAGCCGCAGCCGACGGCCGGACGTCGGCGGTAATCGAAACCGGCGTCGTCGAAGTGACGGGCGTCAACAGTCGCGGTGAACTCGCCGCGCTGGAGGCCCAGTGGCAGGCCGCCCGCCGTGGCCGGGCAATGGCCGAGGGCGTCACGCTGATCGCGCCCGAAAGCGTCTGGTTCTCCCACGACACCGAACTGGGCCGCGACGTAACGGTTGAGCCGAATGTGTGGTTCGGTCCGGGCGTGCGTGTTGCCGACGGCGTCGTCATCCATGGCTTTTCCCACCTTGAAGGATGCGCGGTTGAAACGGGGGCGGAGATCGGCCCCTACGCGCGGCTGCGGCCCGGCGCCGATATTCGCCGTGACGCAAAGGTCGGCAATTTCGTCGAGTTGAAAAAGGCTGTGCTGGGGGAAGGCGCAAAGGCCAATCATCTCAGCTATATCGGCGATGCGGATGTCGGCGCCGGTGCCAATATCGGTGCGGGCACGATCACCTGTAACTATGACGGCTATTTCAAATATCGCACCACCATCGGCGCGGGCGCGTTCATCGGGTCGAACTCGGCACTGGTGGCGCCCGTTTCGGTCGGAGACGGTGCGATTGTGGGTGCCGGATCGGTGCTGACCAGCGATGTCGAGAGCGATGCGCTGGCGCTGGCACGGGCGCGTCAGGAAGTGCGCGCGGGATGGGCGGCCCGTTTCCGTTCAATGATGAAGGCGCGAAAGGCGGCAAAGTAA
- the glmS gene encoding glutamine--fructose-6-phosphate transaminase (isomerizing) translates to MCGIVGILSTTDVADRLFDGLKRLEYRGYDSAGIATLHDGEIQRRRAQGKLANLGRRLAEEPLPGHVGIAHTRWATHGAPTEDNAHPHVAGAVSVVHNGIIENFKPLRDELIAEGRTFNSQTDTEVVAHLIDRALNETGDPVAAVRAVLPRLHGAFALAILFRDHPELLIGARLGSPLVVGHGEGESYLGSDALALAPLTQRIAYLEEGDWVVVTPQGTQVYDQQNAPVDRPVTISGVTGALIDKGNHRHFMQKEIFEQPIVVAQTLRSYLQRLEGKIALPIPDFDLSGIRRVTIVACGTSFYAGMVAKYWFEQFARVPVDIDVASEFRYRAPVMEPGGLMIVVSQSGETADTLAALRHAKEEGQTIAAVVNVPTSTMAREADLLLPTHAGPEIGVASTKAFTCQLAVLAALAANLAKAKGRLSEEEEREIVRHLAEAPASINGALAYDEAIEGMAGIIAAARDVLYLGRGTDYPLALEGALKLKEISYIHAEGYAAGEMKHGPIALIDDAVPVIVIAPSGPLFEKTVSNMQEVQARGGKVVLISDYDGIQAAGDGCVATITMPKVHPLIAPIVYAVPVQLLAYHVAVEKGTDVDQPRNLAKSVTVE, encoded by the coding sequence ATGTGTGGTATTGTCGGAATTCTCAGCACGACGGACGTTGCCGATCGCCTGTTCGACGGGCTGAAGCGCCTAGAATATCGCGGTTATGACTCGGCGGGCATCGCGACATTGCATGATGGCGAGATCCAGCGCCGCCGTGCGCAGGGCAAGCTCGCCAATTTGGGCCGCCGTCTGGCGGAGGAGCCGCTGCCGGGGCATGTCGGCATTGCTCACACCCGCTGGGCAACGCACGGCGCCCCCACCGAGGACAATGCCCACCCGCATGTGGCCGGCGCCGTTAGCGTGGTTCACAACGGTATCATCGAAAATTTCAAGCCGCTGCGCGATGAACTGATTGCAGAGGGGCGCACGTTTAACAGCCAGACCGACACGGAGGTTGTGGCCCATCTGATCGACCGTGCGCTGAACGAAACGGGTGATCCGGTCGCGGCGGTGCGGGCGGTTCTGCCGCGCCTGCATGGTGCCTTTGCGCTGGCCATCCTGTTCCGCGACCATCCCGAACTGTTGATTGGTGCGCGCCTGGGCTCGCCGCTGGTGGTCGGGCATGGCGAGGGGGAGAGCTATCTAGGCTCCGACGCACTCGCGCTGGCCCCGCTGACCCAGCGGATCGCTTATCTTGAGGAAGGCGACTGGGTCGTCGTGACGCCGCAGGGCACGCAGGTCTATGACCAGCAAAACGCGCCTGTCGACCGGCCCGTGACGATCAGCGGCGTGACCGGTGCCCTGATCGACAAGGGCAATCACCGGCACTTCATGCAGAAGGAGATTTTCGAACAGCCGATCGTCGTTGCCCAGACGCTGCGTTCCTATCTTCAGCGGCTTGAAGGCAAGATCGCGCTGCCGATCCCCGATTTCGACCTGTCAGGCATCCGCCGCGTCACGATCGTCGCTTGCGGGACCAGCTTCTATGCCGGGATGGTTGCCAAATACTGGTTCGAGCAATTCGCCCGCGTGCCCGTCGACATCGATGTGGCGTCCGAGTTCCGCTACCGCGCGCCTGTAATGGAGCCGGGCGGGTTGATGATCGTCGTCAGCCAGTCGGGCGAAACCGCCGATACGCTGGCCGCGCTGCGCCACGCCAAGGAGGAAGGGCAGACGATCGCCGCGGTCGTCAACGTGCCGACCAGTACCATGGCGCGAGAGGCCGACCTGCTGCTGCCCACCCATGCCGGGCCGGAAATCGGCGTTGCCTCGACCAAGGCATTCACTTGCCAACTGGCCGTGCTGGCAGCTTTGGCCGCCAACCTTGCCAAGGCCAAGGGCCGTTTGAGCGAAGAGGAGGAGCGCGAGATCGTCCGCCATCTGGCGGAGGCACCGGCATCGATCAACGGCGCGCTCGCCTATGACGAAGCGATTGAGGGCATGGCCGGGATCATCGCGGCTGCGCGAGACGTGCTGTATCTGGGCCGTGGCACCGACTATCCGCTCGCGCTCGAAGGCGCGCTGAAGCTTAAGGAAATCAGCTACATCCACGCAGAAGGTTACGCGGCGGGTGAAATGAAGCATGGTCCCATCGCGTTGATCGACGATGCGGTTCCGGTGATCGTCATCGCACCGTCGGGCCCGCTGTTTGAAAAGACCGTGTCGAACATGCAGGAAGTGCAGGCGCGGGGCGGGAAGGTTGTGCTGATTTCCGACTATGACGGCATTCAGGCGGCGGGTGACGGATGCGTTGCCACCATTACCATGCCAAAGGTCCACCCGCTGATCGCGCCGATCGTTTACGCCGTGCCGGTGCAGCTGCTCGCCTATCACGTTGCGGTCGAAAAGGGGACCGATGTGGACCAGCCGCGCAACCTGGCGAAGAGCGTGACGGTGGAGTAG
- a CDS encoding prolyl oligopeptidase family serine peptidase — translation MSRLKPLFLAATLLTAPAVAQQATAPTGVATRQVGSATLQNVPEIPDDVRAAVQRFQNSRSAEFQDWLPDGSMLITTRFGTTAQLHHVAAPAATRRQLTYYASPVAGAKALPGASNRFILTRDTDGDEWFQLAVKGLTGPEALLTEPGTRNGSLVLSKDGSLAVWARATKGAAGYTILAADPARPGSRRPIYVADGAVAPADLSADKARLVFQRSISNRESQIFVLDLASGKATRVASDAPTARYEDPRFLTGGRSLIAISDRDSDVRRLVEIDIATGAERVLTPGLEWDVEGYDLSDDGRILAYSVNEDGFSRVVVQDRVTRRVLPQPTLPKGVLSALKFGPDNHSLAIGLSSATSAGDVWVYDTVAGGDPVRWTYSELGDLDPAKLAEPELIRFKSFDGLSVPAFVYRPTGVAAGARTPVIIDIHGGPEAQTRPIWNYGAQYFADVLGATVILPNVRGSDGYGKRYLNLDNAEKREDSVKDIGALLDWVKAQPNLNASKVAVYGQSYGGYMSLAVMTHYSDRLVGGVERYGISDFRTFLERTEAYRRNNRRAEYGDERDPEMARVFARIAPMANLSKISKPMLVMQGATDPRVPQFESDQVVAKLRAQGVDTWYVLFSDEGHGFQKKDSNDLRREVETVFLRKLFGDAPAR, via the coding sequence ATGTCGCGTCTGAAGCCGTTATTCCTTGCTGCCACGCTGTTGACCGCTCCCGCCGTCGCGCAGCAAGCGACCGCGCCAACCGGCGTGGCGACGCGTCAGGTGGGCAGCGCGACGCTGCAAAACGTGCCCGAAATCCCCGACGATGTGCGCGCCGCCGTTCAGCGTTTTCAAAACAGCCGCTCGGCGGAGTTTCAGGACTGGCTGCCCGACGGGTCGATGCTGATCACCACCCGTTTCGGGACCACGGCGCAACTCCACCACGTGGCGGCACCGGCTGCGACGCGGCGGCAACTGACCTATTATGCCAGCCCGGTTGCCGGGGCAAAGGCGCTGCCGGGCGCGAGCAACCGCTTCATCCTGACCCGCGATACCGATGGCGACGAGTGGTTTCAGCTGGCGGTCAAGGGGCTGACCGGACCTGAGGCATTGCTGACGGAACCGGGGACGCGCAACGGATCGCTGGTGCTGTCGAAGGACGGCAGCCTGGCCGTCTGGGCACGCGCGACCAAGGGCGCGGCGGGCTATACCATCCTTGCCGCCGACCCCGCCCGGCCAGGCAGCCGCCGCCCGATTTACGTGGCCGACGGTGCCGTTGCCCCTGCGGACCTTTCGGCGGACAAGGCCCGACTGGTGTTCCAGCGTTCGATTTCCAACCGCGAAAGCCAGATATTCGTCCTCGACTTGGCCAGCGGCAAGGCGACGCGCGTGGCGTCTGATGCGCCGACCGCGCGTTACGAGGACCCGCGCTTCCTGACCGGCGGCCGCAGCCTGATCGCCATTTCGGATCGCGACAGCGATGTGCGGCGACTGGTCGAAATCGACATCGCGACCGGGGCGGAGCGTGTGCTGACGCCGGGGCTGGAATGGGATGTCGAGGGTTACGACCTGTCCGACGACGGGCGCATCCTTGCCTATTCGGTGAACGAGGATGGTTTCAGCCGCGTGGTGGTGCAGGATCGGGTAACGCGCCGCGTGCTGCCGCAGCCAACCTTGCCAAAGGGCGTGCTATCGGCGCTGAAATTCGGGCCTGACAATCACAGCCTCGCCATCGGGCTGTCCAGCGCAACTTCGGCAGGCGATGTCTGGGTGTACGATACCGTGGCGGGCGGCGATCCGGTGCGTTGGACCTATAGCGAACTTGGCGATCTGGACCCCGCAAAGCTGGCAGAGCCGGAACTGATCCGCTTCAAGTCGTTCGACGGGCTGTCGGTTCCGGCCTTTGTGTATCGCCCCACGGGGGTCGCGGCCGGTGCGCGGACGCCGGTGATCATCGACATTCATGGCGGGCCAGAGGCGCAGACGCGGCCGATCTGGAATTATGGCGCGCAATATTTCGCCGACGTGCTGGGCGCGACGGTGATCCTGCCCAATGTTCGCGGCTCCGACGGCTATGGCAAGCGCTACCTGAACCTCGACAACGCTGAAAAGCGTGAGGACTCGGTCAAGGATATCGGCGCGCTGCTGGATTGGGTGAAGGCACAGCCGAACCTGAATGCGTCAAAGGTCGCGGTCTATGGCCAATCCTATGGCGGTTATATGAGCCTGGCGGTCATGACGCATTATAGCGACCGCTTGGTCGGGGGCGTGGAGCGGTATGGGATCAGCGATTTCCGCACCTTCCTTGAGCGGACCGAGGCGTATCGTCGCAACAATCGCCGCGCGGAATATGGCGACGAGCGCGACCCGGAAATGGCGCGCGTCTTTGCCCGCATCGCGCCGATGGCGAACCTGTCAAAGATCAGCAAGCCAATGCTGGTGATGCAGGGCGCGACCGACCCGCGCGTACCCCAGTTCGAAAGCGATCAGGTCGTCGCCAAGCTGCGCGCGCAGGGGGTAGACACCTGGTACGTGCTGTTCAGCGACGAGGGGCACGGCTTTCAGAAGAAGGACAGTAATGACCTGCGTCGGGAGGTCGAAACCGTGTTCCTTCGCAAGCTGTTCGGCGACGCACCCGCGCGTTGA
- a CDS encoding dicarboxylate/amino acid:cation symporter, with translation MAVIAPPEAPPVRRPRPWYRHLYVQVLVAIAAGVTLGHFVPATGEAMKPLGDGFIKLVKMIIAPVIFLTIVTGIAGMRDLAAVGRVAGKTFGYFLTFSTLALCVGLLVANVVRPGAGLNIDPASLDGGEVAAYAAKAHESTLTGFLLGIIPDSFLSGLAGGNILQTLFVAILFGIGLAMIGERGARVTDALEDLSLAVFKVVAILMKAAPIGAFGAMAFTIGAYGLGALANLAALVATFYLTSLLFVVVVLGAVARVAGFSLFRLIGYLKAELLLVLGTSSSESALPALIEKMERAGCPKSIVGLVVPTGYSFNLDGTNIYMTLAALFIAQATNVDLTLGEQLLLLGVAMLSSKGAAGVTGAGFITLAATLSIVPSVPVAGMALILGVDRFMSECRSLTNFIGNAVATIVVARWEGRFDKARFDAAIRGEALPVDEQDADAIPAE, from the coding sequence TTGGCCGTGATCGCGCCCCCCGAAGCGCCGCCCGTCCGGCGGCCGCGCCCTTGGTATCGGCACCTGTACGTTCAGGTGCTGGTCGCCATCGCGGCGGGTGTCACGCTCGGGCATTTCGTGCCCGCCACCGGGGAAGCGATGAAGCCGTTGGGTGACGGTTTCATTAAGCTGGTCAAGATGATCATCGCGCCGGTGATCTTCCTGACTATCGTCACCGGCATTGCGGGAATGCGCGATCTGGCGGCGGTTGGCCGGGTGGCAGGCAAAACGTTCGGCTATTTCCTGACCTTCTCCACGCTGGCGCTTTGCGTCGGGTTGCTGGTCGCCAATGTCGTGCGGCCTGGTGCCGGTCTAAACATCGACCCCGCGAGCCTGGATGGCGGAGAGGTCGCGGCCTACGCTGCCAAGGCGCATGAATCGACGCTGACGGGCTTTCTGCTGGGTATCATCCCCGACAGTTTCCTGTCCGGCTTGGCGGGCGGCAACATCCTGCAAACGCTGTTCGTTGCGATCCTGTTTGGCATCGGGCTGGCGATGATCGGGGAGCGGGGCGCGCGAGTCACCGACGCGCTGGAGGACCTGTCCCTCGCCGTGTTCAAGGTGGTGGCCATTTTGATGAAGGCCGCGCCGATCGGGGCCTTCGGTGCCATGGCCTTCACCATTGGCGCTTACGGGCTGGGGGCGCTCGCCAATCTGGCGGCGCTGGTGGCGACATTCTATCTTACGTCGCTGCTGTTCGTCGTGGTCGTACTGGGCGCAGTCGCGCGCGTGGCGGGCTTTTCGCTATTCAGGCTGATCGGTTATCTGAAGGCCGAATTGCTGCTGGTGCTTGGCACCTCATCCTCCGAAAGCGCGCTGCCTGCGCTAATCGAGAAGATGGAGCGGGCCGGCTGTCCGAAATCCATCGTCGGGCTGGTGGTGCCGACGGGCTACAGCTTTAATCTGGACGGCACCAACATCTACATGACGCTGGCGGCGTTGTTCATCGCACAGGCCACCAATGTCGACCTGACCCTTGGCGAACAATTGCTGCTGCTGGGGGTGGCGATGCTGTCGTCTAAGGGGGCAGCGGGCGTCACCGGCGCGGGGTTCATTACGCTGGCGGCCACGCTTTCGATCGTTCCCTCCGTGCCGGTTGCCGGGATGGCGCTGATCCTTGGCGTCGACCGGTTCATGAGCGAATGTCGCAGCCTGACCAACTTCATTGGCAATGCGGTGGCAACGATCGTGGTTGCCCGGTGGGAGGGGCGCTTCGACAAGGCCCGTTTCGACGCCGCGATCCGGGGAGAGGCGTTACCCGTCGATGAGCAGGACGCAGACGCCATTCCCGCCGAATAA
- the phhA gene encoding phenylalanine 4-monooxygenase has protein sequence MTAETHIHDTPPPGAAADWTIPQNWDAFTAAEHGVWDTLFERQARLLPGRASSAYLRGLEALKLSESGIPNFDDLSERLMKLTGWQVVAVPGLVPDDVFFEHMANRRFVSGNFIRRADQLDYLQEPDVFHDVFGHVPMLADPVFADYLAAYGRGGLRALELGALPQLSRLYWYTVEFGLIEEDDGLRIFGAGIVSSSAESVFALDDPSPNRIGFDLARVMRTEYRIDDFQQNYFVVPSFDELLRVTVETDFAPLYEQIRPLPSIPVAEIVEGDRVIHRGTQAYADQKAQAAVV, from the coding sequence ATGACCGCTGAAACGCATATCCACGACACCCCCCCGCCGGGCGCCGCCGCCGATTGGACCATCCCACAAAATTGGGACGCCTTCACGGCGGCGGAACATGGCGTGTGGGATACGCTGTTCGAACGACAGGCCCGATTGCTGCCGGGACGCGCATCCAGCGCCTATCTGCGCGGGCTGGAAGCGTTGAAGCTGTCCGAATCGGGCATTCCCAATTTCGACGACCTGTCCGAACGCCTGATGAAGCTGACCGGCTGGCAGGTCGTGGCCGTGCCAGGGCTGGTGCCCGACGATGTATTCTTCGAACATATGGCCAATCGCCGGTTCGTGTCGGGCAATTTTATCCGCCGTGCCGATCAGCTCGACTATCTACAGGAACCGGACGTGTTCCACGACGTGTTCGGGCATGTTCCGATGCTGGCCGACCCGGTCTTTGCCGATTATCTGGCTGCCTATGGCCGTGGTGGACTGCGCGCGCTGGAGTTGGGGGCACTGCCGCAACTTTCGCGGCTCTACTGGTATACGGTGGAGTTCGGGTTGATCGAGGAGGATGACGGCCTGCGCATCTTCGGCGCGGGAATCGTCTCGTCATCGGCGGAAAGCGTGTTTGCGCTGGACGATCCCAGCCCCAACCGGATCGGCTTCGATCTGGCGCGCGTGATGCGCACCGAATATCGGATCGACGATTTCCAGCAGAATTACTTCGTCGTGCCCAGCTTCGACGAATTGCTGCGCGTCACGGTCGAAACCGACTTCGCGCCGCTGTACGAACAGATCCGTCCCCTGCCCTCAATCCCTGTGGCCGAGATTGTCGAGGGCGACCGCGTGATCCATCGCGGCACACAGGCCTATGCCGACCAGAAGGCGCAGGCCGCCGTCGTCTGA
- a CDS encoding TIGR02117 family protein: MAGLLLAVAILAQSYWVAGWIGGAIPARGGMAPPAAGVPVWVEDNGIHTGIVLPKSALPPDMLAQFSADDLADPRFGGRPWLAIGWGDRAFYLETPTWSDLRAETVLAAAVGSDDTVLHVEHVAAPRGGPAVRRVLLRPQQLARLIGFIRGTMAPGGSAHGYGGWDAFYQARGHYSAIRTCNAWTGEALRAAEVPMGRWTPFSGTVMWWL; this comes from the coding sequence GTGGCCGGCCTGTTGCTGGCGGTTGCGATCTTGGCCCAGAGCTACTGGGTTGCCGGGTGGATCGGCGGTGCAATTCCGGCGCGGGGCGGAATGGCGCCGCCGGCGGCGGGCGTGCCGGTCTGGGTTGAGGATAATGGCATCCACACCGGCATCGTCCTGCCGAAATCAGCCTTGCCGCCAGACATGCTCGCGCAGTTCAGTGCCGACGATCTGGCTGACCCGCGCTTTGGCGGGCGCCCCTGGCTTGCAATCGGCTGGGGCGACCGGGCCTTCTATCTTGAGACGCCGACATGGAGCGACCTTCGTGCGGAAACGGTGCTGGCGGCGGCGGTCGGCAGTGATGATACGGTGCTGCATGTAGAGCATGTGGCCGCCCCGCGCGGTGGCCCGGCGGTGCGGCGCGTGCTGCTGCGGCCCCAACAGCTCGCGCGACTGATCGGCTTCATCCGCGGCACCATGGCCCCGGGTGGCTCCGCGCACGGCTATGGCGGCTGGGACGCCTTTTACCAGGCGCGCGGCCATTACAGTGCCATTCGCACCTGCAATGCCTGGACCGGAGAGGCGCTGCGTGCTGCCGAAGTACCGATGGGCCGCTGGACCCCGTTTTCCGGCACGGTGATGTGGTGGCTATGA